In Proteus vulgaris, one DNA window encodes the following:
- the ppsA gene encoding phosphoenolpyruvate synthase translates to MSSNSLTPCNVLWYNQLGMNDVDRVGGKNASLGEMITNLAELGVSVPNGFATTAQAFNDFLEQSGINQRIYELLDSVDVDDVNQLAQAGNQIRQWVIDTPFTPQFEKDIRDAYLTLSEGESEASFAVRSSATAEDMPDASFAGQQETFLNVQGIDAILVAIKHVFASLFNDRAISYRVHQGYDHRGVALSAGVQRMVRSDLASSGVMFTIDTESGFDQVVFITSAYGLGEMVVQGAVNPDEFYVHKPTLAKGLPSIVRRNLGSKKIQMVYADSVEHGKQVRIEDTPESLRNRFSLTDNEVQELAKQAVLIERHYGRPMDIEWAKDGHNGRLYIVQARPETVRSNQQVMERYQLNESGSVIIEGRAIGHRIGTGTVKVIHNLNEMDRIEAGDVLVTDMTDPDWEPIMKKASAIVTNRGGRTCHAAIIARELGIPAVVGCGDATECITEGQVVTVSCAEGDTGFVYDGKLDFSIQSSAIDNMPELDLKIMMNVGNPDRAFDFAGLPNDGVGLARLEFIINRMIGVHPRALLEYDDQSEALKAEINEMMAGYESPVEYYISKLTEGIATLAAAFWPKRVIVRLSDFKSNEYANLVGGDRYEPDEENPMLGFRGAGRYVSDDFRRCFALECEAVKRVRNDMGLDNVEVMIPFVRTVRQAEEVIEELAANGLKRGENGLKVIMMCEIPSNALLADQFLAHFDGFSIGSNDMTQLTLGLDRDSGVVSSLFDERNDAVKALLSMAIQAAKRNGKYVGICGQGPSDHEDFAQWLMEEGIDSLSLNPDTVIKTWVKLAQ, encoded by the coding sequence ATGTCCAGCAATAGCCTCACCCCGTGCAATGTACTTTGGTATAACCAATTAGGTATGAATGACGTTGATCGTGTTGGTGGGAAAAATGCTTCCCTCGGTGAAATGATCACAAACCTCGCGGAACTGGGTGTTTCTGTTCCTAATGGGTTTGCTACCACAGCGCAAGCGTTTAATGATTTTCTGGAACAGAGTGGTATCAATCAGCGTATTTATGAATTACTTGATAGCGTTGATGTTGACGATGTTAATCAACTGGCTCAAGCAGGTAATCAAATTCGCCAGTGGGTAATTGATACACCTTTTACGCCTCAGTTTGAAAAAGATATTCGCGATGCTTATCTCACATTAAGTGAAGGTGAGTCAGAAGCTTCTTTTGCCGTTCGTTCATCTGCAACTGCAGAAGATATGCCTGATGCTTCTTTTGCGGGCCAACAAGAGACGTTTTTAAACGTTCAAGGTATTGATGCCATTCTCGTTGCGATTAAACATGTATTTGCCTCGTTATTTAATGACCGAGCAATTTCTTATCGTGTCCATCAAGGCTACGATCACCGCGGTGTTGCGTTATCTGCAGGTGTTCAACGTATGGTGCGTTCTGATCTTGCCTCTTCTGGTGTGATGTTTACCATCGATACTGAATCAGGCTTCGATCAAGTTGTCTTTATTACATCAGCTTATGGTTTAGGCGAAATGGTTGTTCAGGGAGCAGTAAATCCTGATGAGTTTTATGTACACAAGCCAACTTTAGCAAAAGGCCTACCTTCAATTGTTCGTCGTAACTTAGGTTCTAAAAAAATCCAAATGGTTTACGCAGACAGTGTAGAGCATGGTAAACAAGTACGTATTGAAGATACGCCAGAATCACTGCGCAATCGTTTCTCTTTGACAGATAATGAAGTTCAAGAGTTGGCAAAACAAGCTGTATTGATTGAGCGCCACTATGGTCGTCCAATGGATATCGAGTGGGCTAAAGATGGGCATAATGGTCGTTTGTACATAGTACAGGCTCGCCCTGAAACTGTTCGATCTAACCAGCAAGTGATGGAACGCTATCAGTTAAATGAAAGTGGCTCTGTAATCATTGAAGGCCGTGCTATTGGTCATCGTATTGGTACAGGCACAGTCAAAGTTATTCATAACTTAAATGAAATGGATAGAATTGAAGCTGGTGATGTACTGGTTACTGACATGACAGACCCAGATTGGGAACCAATTATGAAAAAGGCCTCTGCGATTGTGACAAATCGTGGCGGTAGAACATGTCATGCTGCGATTATTGCTCGTGAATTAGGTATTCCTGCTGTTGTAGGTTGCGGTGATGCCACTGAATGTATTACAGAAGGGCAAGTCGTTACAGTTTCTTGTGCTGAAGGTGATACGGGATTTGTCTATGATGGCAAACTAGATTTTTCTATTCAAAGCTCCGCAATCGATAACATGCCTGAACTTGATCTGAAAATCATGATGAACGTCGGTAATCCTGATCGTGCATTTGATTTTGCTGGTTTACCAAATGACGGAGTGGGGCTTGCGCGTTTAGAATTTATTATCAACCGTATGATTGGTGTCCATCCTCGTGCATTATTAGAGTATGACGATCAAAGCGAAGCATTAAAAGCTGAAATTAATGAGATGATGGCTGGCTATGAATCTCCTGTTGAATATTACATTAGTAAATTAACAGAAGGGATTGCAACATTGGCGGCAGCATTCTGGCCTAAACGTGTGATTGTTCGTTTGTCTGACTTTAAATCTAACGAATATGCCAACTTAGTTGGTGGTGACCGTTATGAACCGGATGAAGAGAACCCAATGTTAGGATTCCGTGGAGCAGGTCGTTATGTATCCGATGATTTCCGTCGTTGTTTTGCGCTTGAGTGTGAAGCGGTAAAACGTGTTCGCAACGATATGGGGTTAGATAATGTTGAAGTGATGATCCCATTTGTTCGTACGGTACGCCAAGCTGAAGAAGTTATTGAAGAATTAGCTGCAAACGGTTTAAAACGTGGTGAGAATGGCTTAAAAGTGATTATGATGTGTGAAATTCCATCAAATGCACTATTAGCCGATCAATTCTTAGCGCATTTTGACGGTTTTTCTATCGGTTCTAATGATATGACCCAATTAACATTAGGTCTTGACCGAGATTCAGGAGTGGTTTCTTCGTTATTTGATGAACGTAATGACGCGGTAAAAGCGCTGTTATCAATGGCGATCCAAGCAGCTAAACGTAACGGTAAATATGTGGGTATTTGTGGTCAGGGACCTTCTGATCATGAAGATTTCGCACAATGGCTAATGGAAGAAGGGATTGATAGTTTATCTTTAAATCCAGATACCGTAATTAAAACTTGGGTGAAATTAGCACAATAG
- the ydiJ gene encoding D-2-hydroxyglutarate dehydrogenase YdiJ produces MIPRISQAPQVSELTTEFLDTLRKNGFTGDISSSYADRLTMATDNSIYQLLPQAVVFPRSTADVTIVTRLVDEPKFHSLSLTPRGGGTGTNGQALTDGIVVDLSRYMKRIIEINPEERWVKVEAGVIKDELNLFLKPYGFFFAPELSTSNRATLGGMINTDASGQGSMVYGKTSDHVLGVRAVLLGGELLETRSMDTALAENIAQESSAIGKVYRTVLSRCKEQRKLILEKFPKLNRFLTGYDLRHVFSDDMKRFDLTRILTGSEGTLAFITEATLDITPIPKQRSLVNVKYDSFDSALRNAPFLVKANALSVETVDSKVLNLAREDIVWHSVKELITDVADKDMQGLNIVEFAGDDEALIHSQVTSLCQRLDSLMKEGQSGVIGYQVCDDLANINRIYAMRKKAVGLLGNAKGQAKPIPFVEDTCVPPEHLADYITEFRALLDSHQLNYGMFGHVDAGVLHVRPALDMCDPQQELLMKSISDDIVTLTAKYGGLLWGEHGKGFRAQYSPEFFGETLYHELRQIKTVFDPRNRLNPGKICPPLEVDEPMKQVDTIKRGTFDRTIPLSVRQDFKGALDCNGNGLCFNFDAKSPMCPSMKISGQRIHSPKGRAALVREWLRLLTEQGVSPKQLGSSLENNKPSLRSLIEKTRNTWKAKRGEYDFSHEVKVAMNGCLACKACSTQCPIKIDVPSFRSKFTELYHQRYLRPLKDHIVANVELTTPIMAKAPGFFNFFMKQTLVQSLSKHTIGMVDLPLLSSPTLKQQLAGHHALDMTLEDLERLSDKQRSHYVLVVQDPFTSYYDAKVVADFIKLIEKIGFKPVLLPFSPNGKAQHIKGFLQKFSKTAQKTSTMLNRVAKLDIPMVGVDPALVLCYRDEYREILGDKRGDFNVQLVHEWLNKLVSEPIAVRDDAEKWYLFGHCTEVTALPQSMKQWQTIFQRYGQQLEFVSTGCCGMAGTYGHELNNYENSLGIYQLSWGNALKTLPTMRCLSTGYSCRSQVKRIDNIELKHPLQALLEIMP; encoded by the coding sequence ATGATCCCACGTATATCGCAAGCACCGCAAGTTAGTGAACTCACAACAGAATTTCTTGATACTCTTCGTAAGAATGGCTTCACCGGTGATATCTCCAGCAGTTACGCTGACAGACTCACTATGGCAACAGATAATAGTATTTACCAGTTATTACCACAGGCGGTGGTTTTTCCTCGCTCAACGGCTGACGTTACTATTGTTACACGCCTGGTCGATGAACCCAAATTTCATTCGCTTTCTTTGACACCAAGAGGCGGAGGTACCGGCACCAATGGACAGGCATTGACTGATGGTATAGTGGTTGATTTGTCTCGTTATATGAAACGTATTATTGAGATAAACCCAGAAGAACGTTGGGTTAAAGTTGAAGCTGGTGTGATAAAAGATGAGCTCAATCTGTTTTTAAAACCCTATGGCTTTTTTTTCGCACCAGAACTTTCTACCAGTAACCGAGCCACATTAGGTGGAATGATTAACACCGATGCCTCAGGGCAAGGTTCTATGGTTTATGGTAAAACCTCTGATCATGTCCTCGGTGTTCGGGCGGTCTTGTTAGGTGGCGAACTCCTTGAAACCCGCTCCATGGATACGGCATTAGCCGAGAATATCGCACAAGAAAGCTCTGCTATTGGGAAGGTTTATCGAACAGTTTTATCCCGTTGCAAAGAGCAACGAAAACTTATTCTTGAAAAATTCCCTAAATTAAACCGCTTTTTAACGGGATATGATTTGCGTCATGTTTTTAGTGATGACATGAAACGCTTTGATTTAACGCGAATTTTAACCGGTTCAGAGGGTACACTGGCATTTATTACTGAAGCAACGCTGGATATCACGCCCATTCCTAAACAACGTAGCTTAGTAAATGTAAAATATGATTCTTTTGATTCTGCATTGCGTAACGCACCTTTTTTAGTTAAAGCCAATGCACTTTCTGTTGAAACCGTTGATTCCAAAGTCTTGAATCTTGCTCGTGAAGATATTGTGTGGCATTCCGTCAAAGAACTGATCACGGATGTGGCAGATAAAGATATGCAAGGCCTTAATATTGTTGAGTTTGCGGGTGATGATGAAGCATTAATTCATTCTCAAGTTACATCATTATGTCAGCGTTTAGACTCATTAATGAAAGAGGGACAAAGCGGTGTTATTGGTTATCAAGTGTGTGATGATTTAGCGAATATTAACCGCATTTATGCCATGCGTAAAAAAGCGGTTGGTTTATTAGGTAATGCAAAAGGGCAAGCAAAGCCTATTCCTTTTGTAGAAGATACCTGTGTACCACCAGAACATCTTGCTGATTATATTACAGAATTTAGAGCGTTACTTGACAGTCATCAACTCAATTATGGCATGTTTGGGCATGTTGATGCGGGTGTATTGCACGTAAGACCTGCACTTGATATGTGCGATCCACAACAAGAATTGCTGATGAAATCTATCTCAGATGACATTGTTACGTTAACAGCCAAATATGGTGGGTTACTTTGGGGTGAACATGGAAAAGGCTTTAGAGCGCAATACAGCCCTGAATTTTTTGGTGAAACGCTCTATCACGAACTTCGCCAGATAAAAACGGTGTTTGATCCTCGAAATCGACTTAATCCTGGGAAAATCTGTCCTCCGTTAGAGGTTGATGAACCTATGAAACAAGTTGATACCATTAAACGAGGCACCTTTGATCGCACCATCCCTTTATCTGTCCGTCAAGATTTTAAAGGGGCTTTAGACTGTAATGGTAATGGGCTTTGCTTTAATTTTGATGCGAAAAGCCCGATGTGTCCTTCCATGAAAATTAGTGGGCAACGCATTCATTCACCTAAAGGGCGAGCTGCACTTGTAAGGGAGTGGCTACGTTTATTAACAGAGCAAGGTGTTAGCCCAAAACAACTTGGATCTAGCCTAGAAAATAATAAACCTAGCTTAAGAAGTTTGATTGAAAAAACACGTAATACATGGAAAGCAAAACGTGGCGAATATGATTTTTCACATGAAGTGAAAGTGGCTATGAATGGCTGTTTAGCTTGTAAAGCCTGTTCAACTCAGTGCCCGATTAAAATTGACGTACCGTCATTTCGTTCTAAATTTACTGAATTGTACCACCAGCGCTATTTACGGCCATTAAAAGATCATATTGTTGCAAATGTTGAATTAACAACTCCTATCATGGCTAAAGCGCCGGGATTCTTTAATTTTTTTATGAAGCAAACCTTGGTGCAGTCATTAAGTAAACATACCATAGGAATGGTAGATTTACCGTTGCTGTCATCGCCAACATTAAAACAACAACTAGCTGGGCACCACGCTCTAGATATGACGTTAGAAGATTTAGAACGTTTATCAGATAAGCAACGAAGTCATTATGTGTTGGTGGTGCAAGATCCTTTTACTAGCTATTACGATGCAAAAGTGGTCGCGGATTTTATCAAACTTATTGAAAAAATTGGGTTTAAACCTGTTTTACTGCCTTTTTCACCAAATGGAAAGGCGCAACATATTAAAGGTTTTTTACAAAAATTCAGTAAAACAGCACAAAAAACGTCAACTATGCTTAATCGTGTTGCAAAATTAGACATTCCAATGGTGGGCGTTGATCCCGCATTAGTACTTTGTTATCGCGATGAATATCGTGAAATACTGGGTGATAAGCGTGGTGATTTTAATGTTCAACTAGTTCATGAGTGGCTAAATAAATTAGTGAGTGAACCAATAGCTGTTCGTGATGATGCTGAAAAATGGTATCTTTTCGGGCATTGTACGGAAGTGACGGCACTACCACAAAGTATGAAACAGTGGCAGACAATTTTCCAACGTTATGGGCAACAACTCGAATTTGTAAGTACTGGATGTTGTGGAATGGCTGGTACTTATGGACATGAACTGAACAATTATGAAAACTCATTAGGCATTTACCAACTCTCATGGGGTAATGCACTAAAAACATTGCCGACAATGCGTTGCTTAAGCACAGGGTATTCGTGTCGTAGCCAAGTAAAACGTATTGATAATATTGAGCTTAAACACCCACTACAGGCGCTATTGGAGATTATGCCATGA
- the ydiK gene encoding AI-2E family transporter YdiK — translation MEKPQIHTDIPKVLFTVLFISFFIIASFWILNPFIVGFIWAGMIVVATWPLLLIIEKRVKYRWLSTMIMMILILLIFVIPIILLISSVIDNSAPLIELAKSPSNIQPPQLLWLNDIPMIGSKLYDTWHSILVSGGNALIAKIQPYVGQAANWFFAQALNIGRFALHLGVMLLFSGLLFLQGENVVAWLRHFAIRLAGQRGDAAILLASMSIRAVALGVVLTALIQAIVGGIGLAVSGVPYATVLTVIMFICCLAQIGPLLVLIPSVLWLFWTGDTTWGIVMVIWGGAVATMDGVLRPYLIKMGADLPMVLILTGVIGGILTLGMIGLFIGPVVLAVTHSLLNAWINEVPKPNPDLTETVEFMNKNFIEKE, via the coding sequence ATGGAAAAACCGCAGATCCATACAGATATACCCAAAGTTTTATTCACTGTTCTTTTTATTTCTTTTTTTATTATCGCCAGTTTTTGGATACTCAATCCCTTTATTGTGGGTTTTATTTGGGCTGGAATGATTGTTGTTGCCACATGGCCTTTACTCCTTATTATTGAAAAACGAGTAAAATATCGTTGGCTATCTACCATGATAATGATGATCTTGATATTACTGATTTTTGTTATCCCTATTATCTTGTTAATTAGCAGTGTTATTGATAATAGTGCCCCACTAATTGAGTTAGCTAAGTCACCTTCGAATATTCAGCCTCCTCAATTATTATGGCTTAATGATATCCCGATGATAGGAAGCAAGCTTTATGATACATGGCACTCTATTCTCGTTTCTGGTGGTAATGCGTTAATTGCCAAAATTCAACCTTATGTTGGGCAAGCCGCCAACTGGTTTTTTGCTCAAGCCCTAAATATCGGTCGATTTGCTCTGCATTTAGGGGTGATGTTGTTATTTTCTGGCTTACTGTTTTTACAAGGTGAGAACGTTGTTGCTTGGTTACGTCATTTTGCTATTCGCTTAGCAGGTCAACGTGGTGATGCGGCCATATTACTAGCATCAATGTCTATTCGTGCCGTTGCTCTAGGCGTGGTATTAACTGCCTTAATTCAAGCCATTGTCGGCGGCATTGGCCTTGCGGTATCAGGTGTACCTTATGCCACAGTACTTACCGTTATCATGTTCATTTGTTGCCTTGCTCAAATAGGCCCTTTATTAGTGCTAATCCCTTCTGTTCTATGGTTATTTTGGACTGGTGATACAACTTGGGGCATTGTCATGGTGATTTGGGGAGGTGCAGTGGCAACTATGGATGGTGTATTACGCCCATACTTAATCAAAATGGGGGCTGATTTACCGATGGTATTAATTCTAACGGGGGTTATTGGCGGCATATTGACATTAGGTATGATTGGATTATTTATTGGTCCTGTTGTTCTTGCTGTTACACATAGTTTATTAAATGCATGGATTAATGAAGTACCAAAGCCTAATCCTGATCTAACTGAAACCGTAGAATTTATGAATAAAAACTTTATTGAGAAAGAATAA